From the Aquirufa lenticrescens genome, the window TTATAATGGATTAAGATGAGCATATTAGACCAAATCATAGCCACCAAAAGACAGGAAGTTGCCGCTTGCAAAGCGCGCACCACGACTGCTCAGCTCGAAAAACAAGGTTTTTTCGCGCGCGCTTGTCATTCTTTATCGATGTCTTTAGTTCAGCCGGCTTCCACGGGAGTCATTGCTGAATTCAAGCGTAAATCTCCCTCGAAAGGCATCATCAATGACCGTATGGGTGTGGATGTGGTGACAAAAGGCTATGTGGAAGCGGGTGCGGCCTGTTTATCGGTGTTGACGGATGAATCCTATTTTGGAGGAACCTATGCTGATTTCGACTTAGCTAGACGCACGAACCCGAATACGCCTATTTTGCGCAAAGACTTTATGATCGATGAATACCAAATCATCGAAGCGAAGTCCATGGGTGCGGACGTGGTGCTCTTGATTGCGGCGGCTTTAAGTCCTGCCGAAATCAAAACATTAGGAACCCTAGCGCGTTCATTAGGTATGGAAACCTTGCTCGAGGTGCACGATCAAGAAGAATTGGATCGTTCGCTGGGAGACTATATTTCCGTGGTAGGAGTGAATAACCGGAATTTGAAGAATTTCTCGGAACAAAATGTGGAGGCCTCTAAAGTTTTGGCATCCAAAATACCGTCCCAATTCGTCAAGGTTTCGGAAAGTTGCATTTCCGGGCCGGAGATCATTGCGGAATTAAAGACCTACGGTTACCGAGGTTTCTTGATAGGCGAAAGCTTTATGAAGACCGATAACCCAGGAAAAGCCTTAAGCGACTTTATCAACTAGGTATGAAGTGGAAAGTATGTGGCATGCGGGAACCCGAAAATATCCAAGAAGTGGCCGCTTTAGGGCCAAACTTTATGGGCTTTATTTGGGCACCTAAATCGCCACGCTACGTAGGACAAGACTTTATCATTCCGGCTTTGCCTGAAAAAACGAAGGCGGTAGGCGTGTTTGTCAACGAAACGACTGACAACATTATCGCTTTGTCTAAAAATGCTGGCTTCTCGGTCGTGCAATTGCACGGAGAAGAGGGCCAAACAGAAATAGAAGCCTTACAAGCCGCCGGATTACAGGTCATCAAGGCGATTAGCGTGGGCTCAGCGAAAGATCTCGATCTAACAGACCAGCCTGATTTTTATTTGTTTGATACGAAAAAAGGGGCTCAGGTAGGTGGAACGGGTGAACATTTTGATTGGTCACTATTAACGCATTATAAATTGGATATCCCCTATATTTTAGCAGGCGGATTGCAGGCTAGGGATGTGGAAAAGGTGAAGGATTTTCCGGGCTTATATGCTTTGGACTTTAATAGTAAACTCGAAATACGTCCTGCATTTAAGGATGTCGAGCAAGTGAAAGAACT encodes:
- the trpC gene encoding indole-3-glycerol phosphate synthase TrpC yields the protein MSILDQIIATKRQEVAACKARTTTAQLEKQGFFARACHSLSMSLVQPASTGVIAEFKRKSPSKGIINDRMGVDVVTKGYVEAGAACLSVLTDESYFGGTYADFDLARRTNPNTPILRKDFMIDEYQIIEAKSMGADVVLLIAAALSPAEIKTLGTLARSLGMETLLEVHDQEELDRSLGDYISVVGVNNRNLKNFSEQNVEASKVLASKIPSQFVKVSESCISGPEIIAELKTYGYRGFLIGESFMKTDNPGKALSDFIN
- a CDS encoding phosphoribosylanthranilate isomerase, encoding MKWKVCGMREPENIQEVAALGPNFMGFIWAPKSPRYVGQDFIIPALPEKTKAVGVFVNETTDNIIALSKNAGFSVVQLHGEEGQTEIEALQAAGLQVIKAISVGSAKDLDLTDQPDFYLFDTKKGAQVGGTGEHFDWSLLTHYKLDIPYILAGGLQARDVEKVKDFPGLYALDFNSKLEIRPAFKDVEQVKELVKQL